A genomic region of Metopolophium dirhodum isolate CAU chromosome 1, ASM1992520v1, whole genome shotgun sequence contains the following coding sequences:
- the LOC132933557 gene encoding proteoglycan 4-like encodes MTGQQQEKWQQVADLIQRLGLVSGGQDEPRTAAQVARMTTRQLLQDPVRAAIYNRGWADRTADIQRRSRPQRPPSTTTPGSRTPSLTRPSPPATTPAPVTRAEPAPVPRPTGVLPGPTGRVRTEAQRARNRRKFQQLKEKRKARESEASQQRRLAKQPTPTSDPEAAGTPPTNPTPMEVDKPASKDGKSKEPGQPTSQESPEQSEATVEVTEADWLVAFEGMPELDENHSFYTPVGSPKHPH; translated from the coding sequence TATCCGGTGGCCAGGATGAGCCACGAACAGCCGCCCAGGTCGCGAGGATGACTACCCGCCAACTCCTGCAGGACCCAGTGCGGGCGGCCATCTACAACCGGGGCTGGGCGGACCGTACAGCGGACATCCAGCGGAGGTCGCGGCCACAACGACCACCATCAACAACAACACCCGGCAGCCGCACACCGTCACTGACAAGGCCATCACCTCCAGCAACGACACCTGCCCCCGTAACACGTGCGGAGCCGGCACCGGTACCCAGGCCAACGGGGGTACTCCCCGGCCCAACGGGAAGGGTGAGGACGGAGGCGCAGCGGGCACGGAACCGCCGGAAATTCCAACAGCTGAAGGAGAAGAGGAAGGCCAGGGAAAGCGAGGCAAGCCAACAACGTCGGCTTGCCAAGCAACCCACGCCAACCTCAGACCCGGAAGCAGCCGGCACGCCTCCGACCAACCCAACACCGATGGAGGTTGACAAGCCGGCATCCAAGGACGGCAAGTCCAAGGAGCCGGGACAACCCACCAGCCAGGAGTCGCCAGAACAATCGGAGGCCACGGTAGAAGTAACCGAGGCAGATTGGCTGGTGGCGTTCGAGGGGATGCCGGAGTTGGACGAGAATCATTCTTTCTACACTCCGGTAGGGTCCCCAAAACACCCCCATTAA